One genomic region from Flagellimonas oceani encodes:
- a CDS encoding SAM hydrolase/SAM-dependent halogenase family protein, whose amino-acid sequence MPIITLTTDFGYKDHFVGAVKGAILGNLPDISIVDISHAISPFNIQECAYILRNAYRSFPKGTVHIVGVDSEISPENEHIVVQVDGQYFVSANSGVISLITSEVQPEKVVEINLPNAEAGAFPVLNIFVQVACHIARGGKLEVIGRPFQSLKELRDFEPRITNEGKTITGNVIYIDNYGNVVTNIQKSLFEAYRSGRDFEIIARTTNIRQVHQSYNGIINYNLERNQRKGPGDALALFNSAGYIELAIYKSDLNSVGGASSLLGLNYRDTVTINFL is encoded by the coding sequence ATGCCAATCATAACCCTAACTACCGATTTTGGATACAAGGACCACTTTGTGGGTGCTGTTAAAGGGGCCATTCTGGGCAACCTTCCCGATATTAGTATTGTTGATATTTCGCACGCCATTAGTCCGTTCAATATTCAAGAGTGCGCGTATATCCTAAGGAACGCCTATCGTTCGTTCCCTAAGGGAACGGTTCATATTGTTGGGGTGGATTCCGAAATTTCACCCGAAAACGAGCATATCGTGGTACAGGTGGACGGACAGTATTTTGTTAGTGCCAACAGCGGTGTTATTTCCTTGATAACTTCCGAGGTTCAACCCGAAAAAGTAGTGGAAATCAATTTGCCCAATGCAGAAGCTGGTGCCTTTCCCGTGCTCAATATTTTTGTTCAGGTAGCTTGCCATATTGCGCGAGGCGGGAAACTGGAAGTTATAGGCCGACCTTTCCAAAGTTTGAAAGAGCTACGTGATTTTGAACCACGGATCACCAATGAGGGCAAGACCATCACGGGCAATGTTATTTATATAGACAACTACGGAAACGTGGTCACAAATATTCAGAAAAGCCTGTTTGAAGCTTACCGAAGCGGACGGGATTTTGAAATTATTGCGAGAACCACCAACATAAGACAGGTACATCAAAGCTATAACGGCATCATCAATTATAATCTGGAACGGAACCAGCGCAAGGGTCCCGGAGATGCCTTGGCACTGTTCAATTCCGCCGGTTATATAGAACTCGCCATTTATAAAAGCGATCTGAATTCCGTTGGAGGTGCTTCCTCCCTGCTTGGACTGAATTACAGGGATACCGTAACCATAAATTTCCTCTAA
- a CDS encoding putative quinol monooxygenase codes for MLIRIVKLTFKPENIASFERIFEESKNGILAFDGCNMIELYQDINNSNIFFTYSFWNTEAHLNNYRKSDFFKGVWGNTKKLFADKPEAWSVHKIQSTNPS; via the coding sequence ATGTTGATACGCATTGTAAAACTGACTTTTAAACCCGAAAATATTGCTAGTTTTGAACGAATCTTTGAAGAATCTAAAAATGGCATCTTGGCTTTTGATGGATGTAATATGATAGAACTGTATCAAGACATTAATAATTCCAACATTTTTTTCACCTATAGTTTTTGGAATACGGAAGCCCATCTCAACAACTATAGAAAGTCGGATTTCTTTAAAGGGGTTTGGGGCAATACCAAAAAATTGTTCGCCGATAAACCCGAAGCTTGGAGTGTTCATAAAATTCAATCAACAAACCCATCTTAA